TGGTTACATTGAACTTAGTGATTCTTTCTCTACTGGAAGTAGTATTATGCCTCAAAAGAAAAATCCAGATGCTGCTGAATTAATAAGAGGAAAAAGTGGAAGAGTCTTTGGAGATCTTATGGCTCTTCTTACAACAATGAAGGGAATACCTTTAGCCTATAATAAAGATATGCAAGAGGATAAAGAAAACTTTTTCGACGCTTTAGACACTGTAAAAGGCTGTTTAAACGTTTTTATAGGAATGTTCCACACTTTAACCGTTAAAAAAGATAAGATGCTTCTAGCAGCTTCTCAAGGCTTTATAAATGCAACTGATGTAGCTGACTTCTTAACAGAAAAAGGAATGAGTTTTAGAGATGCCTATAAGATAGTAGGAAGTATGGTAGCTTACTGTATTGATAACAATACTACATTTGAAAACTTAACTCTTGAAAAATACAAAACTTTCTCTAAACTTTTTGATAAGGATATCTATGAAGCTATCTCTATTAAAAACTGTGTAGAAAAAAGAACCACTCTTGGTGGTCCTGGTAAAGAAAGTGTCTTAGCTCATATTGAATTTTTAGATAAATTTATACTTGAATCTGAGAAACATGTAAATGAGTTTAAATTGAATGAGATTTTATAATAAATTTGCGTCGCTTTTGCGTCGCTTTTTTATTTAAAATTCTTATTTTTAGCCTATAATATGATATATTTTGCGTCGCTTTTGCGTCGCTTTTTTATAAAATTTCTTTTAATTTTTCTACTAAGTATGAAACTTGTCCTATTAATCTTGTTTTAGCTTCTTCCTCACTACATTTTAAAGTATAATATATACCTCTTCCTATTCCATTTCTTTCTAAATAGCCTTTTTCTATTAATTTATTGAATAGCTCTGCTGCTTCATGCTTTTTTAAACTTAAATTTTCCCTTGCTTCACTATTAGTAATTTTTAAATTTTTAACTACATACTCTATTATTAATCTTTGCTTTTCATTATCTAATTGTAACTCATCTATAAAAGAGGTATTCCAAAATTTAAAAATAAATTTTTTCCCATCATCCTCTATCTCAGGAAACTTAAATTTTCTTTCATGAGTTACTTTTAATATTTTAGGTATTCCCGTTCCTGCTCTTTCACATAAATTTATCATTCTAAATAAAAATTCAATATTCTCATTCCTTGGTTTTGAAAATCCTCCATTAAAAAATTCCATTTTTGATATTTTTAATCCTCCTGGATTTTGAAATTCAAAATAATTACTATATTTTACTATTTTTAGAGGGTTATCTATTTTATAATCAGCATGTATTATAGCATTTACTAACATTTCTCTTAATGCTATTTGAATACTTGAATACTCTTCTCTTGTCCTTAAATCCTTTGATATTTGGAAATTTTTTTCAACTGATAAATATAACTTTCTAATAACTATATTGAAAAAGTTATATAAATTTCCTTCTCCCCAAGTTCCATCATATATAACTCTATCTTCCCATCTTTCTTGAGTTATAATACTTTTATCGATATATTCTAAATGAAAATAAGGTAAAACCTCTTTTATTACTTCTGTCTTTCCAAAAAATAAAATTCCTGCCAATGTAGGTTCTAACTCTTTATTATCTCTATTTCTCCTTAATACACGTAATTTAATTAAAAACTCTTCTAATTCTAATTTATTAAATATATGATCTGGTTTTAAATTAATAAAATTTTTTCTATATAAATTTATTGTTTCTTTATCTAAATCATTCATACTAAACTTAGAAACAACTTGATTATCTAATGGATCATCACTAGAATCTCTTATCATCTGTTTTATTTCATCCTCTGTACATTTATAATCTCCCTCATGATTTCTTTTATAAGCTAAATTAAGTTGTCCTCTTAAATAAACCG
Above is a window of uncultured Fusobacterium sp. DNA encoding:
- a CDS encoding RNA-binding domain-containing protein; its protein translation is MKKLVESLGILKESHKIEFKLAKNSFPKEALNTYSAFANTDGGILVLGIEEKSGRAIVSGVENIEKIKKDIFDTLNNKSIVSKNIIDDRNVKIEEIESKKIIIIEIPKANYKDKPVYLRGQLNLAYKRNHEGDYKCTEDEIKQMIRDSSDDPLDNQVVSKFSMNDLDKETINLYRKNFINLKPDHIFNKLELEEFLIKLRVLRRNRDNKELEPTLAGILFFGKTEVIKEVLPYFHLEYIDKSIITQERWEDRVIYDGTWGEGNLYNFFNIVIRKLYLSVEKNFQISKDLRTREEYSSIQIALREMLVNAIIHADYKIDNPLKIVKYSNYFEFQNPGGLKISKMEFFNGGFSKPRNENIEFLFRMINLCERAGTGIPKILKVTHERKFKFPEIEDDGKKFIFKFWNTSFIDELQLDNEKQRLIIEYVVKNLKITNSEARENLSLKKHEAAELFNKLIEKGYLERNGIGRGIYYTLKCSEEEAKTRLIGQVSYLVEKLKEIL